The Primulina eburnea isolate SZY01 chromosome 12, ASM2296580v1, whole genome shotgun sequence genome includes the window TGAAGCAAAGTATACATGTTATACAAGAAAATGTTTCTTACAATGCCTACCACCTCCCTCCAACCCCACATCGACACACGCTGACATACACAACAAAAATGTAAATTCCGATTCCTTTGGCCAAGTCCAGAAAACATTGTGATACATAATATGTCTCTCttttgaataaataaaaagtTTATGGCATTCATTTGATCAACAAACAAGTTGCAAATAAATGGAGTGAGGAATGTTTTACCTCCTGTACCCTATTTCCAGCCCGAGCGAGTAACTTGTATTGATTCTCGAACATAGACGCCAAGTAAACCTACAAGAATTCAATAATAAGAATCTCATGGCAGATATGTGAATTTCTTTGACATATCAGCTGTGCAATAAAATTTGGGCAAAAAAATCTGGAAGGCAGACAAATATATTGGTATCTTACCTGAAAAGTCGGAGCCAAACCTGGGCTCAAAAAATACCGACCTTTCGATACAGATTGTATTCCTTCAAATTGCAGCAATTCTTTGATGAGAGATTCAACATCAGTCcactaataaatataaaatgtcAGGATTCTCTCATCTCGACTCAGAGATGCAACCTAtgaaatcagaatatttcttctATTATGAAGCATTTAGATATAACAACCTCTGAATTTTCCTGTACTGCTTCAAGTTCATCACCTAAGGAATCATGATCGCCAACAACAGCCTCCAAGGCCTCAATCAGTGGATCTGGCTGCCATGTAAAAGCAACTATTAGATCATCTTTTATTTCAATGTAaacttattaaatcaataatataaaGTCATTGACCATGCAGGAGGGTTACCGTTATTTCCTTCAAAGATAAAAAGATACGTTCAAGCAAAAAATCCAGTTGGTGAACTTTGGCGTCAATAATCTGAAACCAAGAATACTGATTAGCTAAAAGTATAAGGGCATCATAAGAAGATTTGTCACGGAATCTGTTGATTATGCAAGCAGCATTTGTCTCCTTAGTTCTCTATTATGATAATCCTATGTGGCATAACaattgaaacatgaaacttgatagatgatttaatatattttgaatcCACCATTAGAAACAATGATAGGCATTTGATCCGGGATAAGCATAGCAAATATGATGTCAACAAGGAAATATATTCCCTATGTTGCTAGAAATTAAATTACCTGGCCTACTTTAAAGTATGATTCAGGATCCAAAGTGGCATCCCATGAGACTTCAGACTGATGAATGAGTGCAGGCACACCTTCAACCTAGATATATTTTTGTTCATCGATAAATACTCAGCTGCTTGTAAATgaatcatcataatcaattttgCTTAGAACAACATAGTTGCACAAAGCATCCGTTGTCACAATATATCACAACTCACAACTTGTAAAAGGAGGAGTTACATATTGGTTTCAGGTACATAATATTTTACATACCTCCACGAAGACACCAAAATATGTGATTTTTTTAATGCAACACTTGACTACATCTCCGACACTTAGTTGTGCCTGCAATAGAGAACAATATAACTGCTCAAGAAATGTAGTCCGaacaaaaaaaatcttaattCCAAAAGATAAAATATCAAAGAGAACATAGAACAATGTGGTAATATTTAGTAAGCAATAACGAGTGAAAAATCAAGTAAAAGATTTCTCAAAGTGAAGTTTCTCTGCAAATGTTGCCTCCTTGTATAATTTTTGCAAGTGATCGGATCAATTTCATCAAGTTATACGTGATCAAGGCCCTCTATTTTATGAAAAGTAGCAGCAATTGCAAAGGTTTTATGAGAACCGATGACAACATCAAAACGACAGACTTACTAAAAAATCATACTAATGGGGTCAGTCAATGAGCTTAGCGGTAGATTCATTGTTTTCTCAGGATATGACTGGGATGACTCCAAAGGTTGAGAGACTCATAAGCAGCATCAAACATTCATGGATAAGGGGCTGCCATTATTATAAAGGTTGtaataatcataaatttttcaaattctATCATTTGCAGCTCATCGAAAGTAGATAAATATGCTACCAATGGCTTCAAAGTAAAAAAGATTAAATAAAAGAAACAATTACATCATGGAACAACACTTTTTTACCATGAGACTTCTCTTCTTTTCGACCAGTTCTTCTTTTTCTCTTTGTTTTATAGAAAATATTAACCTCCTGGAATTTCTGTCGACCAATACCACACCAACTTTGATTTTCTGCAACAGTTATATTTgtgaaatataaataaataaaaatggtGAGTTTCTTGATGCCAAACATTTTCATACAAACCTGACCGACAAATGAAGATAAAAATTTTAGTTTCTCTTGGTCGTAAATCAtaagaagttcttcgagtttcATGTCAGATGATATTGCCCTGCTACCTTTATGATCAATTTCTGAATCTCCTGATTCAGAGGAATCACTCAAGCTAGTAGATTCAGAGTTTCCAATTACGCCAAGATTTTGCCTGTAAATAGATGGATCGACGCCTTTCCTTCTCAACCATGACTCAAACGCTAAGAATTTCCACCGAGCAGCAAGATTGCGATAAGGTAAGAATCCTATCAGGGAACCAAATGATACCTGTCCGTGAAGtcgaaattttcaaattgaAAAGCCAGATATAAAACTAAATTAGCAACACTTCACCCGACAAATATGTGTTGGACTAATCAAACTCACAACAAATCCTCTAGTGCTGGAGCTAATCAATTCCACTTTTTCCCTATGCCCTGTCTTAATGAGCTCTTCAGCTCTAGCCCAGTCATCATCTTCACGCTCCTAGATGAGTTGGCAACattaaatcatataacacaTAATATATGAGCTTCGGATTAAAGAGATCACTGCCAACCTTAACTGGTGAATTTGAGATGAAATTCTCAAGTTCCACAGAATTTCCCAAGTTTTCAACATTCAAGGGAACTCTCTCCTTCTGAATTTTTTGATTTTCTGCTTTCCGAGGAACGTCTAATCTGTAAATAGTATAATACttaaaaatgatgaattaaaaaattaatcctCAGAAGTAAAAATGATATTAGAAAAACATATTTAGCAGCTGAAAAACAAATGCATATGAAAAGAGTATGCAGAGATAGACGGATATTACAGGCCTTTTAGGTTTTCCAATGAGGACAGTATATGCAGATGTTGCAAGTGTACTTTGAGAAGCTCCATCCGA containing:
- the LOC140806994 gene encoding uncharacterized protein isoform X2; this encodes MDGITLSKTSRPIYSSALQFFPQLFPPASKSRILSFSPRKPRKFSIFASKDEPRLDEWDEMELKFGKMIGEDPKITLAKIMGRKSNPDMTYLEIEKLLDKKKGKTSNDEIEELHFDASEGKNLTKSVQGLNLVRPVPKSGAKFQTTDKPVELDNKKSNEPYKTGTKESKSSVPDVILRKPKLFNEDDGNEKYSRFGMKPNLTLKMWKEPQKERFSDITLLKKPEMTINPDGLEGTDTSGSGDAKSVVMDGTEDTVLKPGVLSQKPELIHFNLKDEQDHKTSEEYSEPSSSEVDAEDKSLISNSFNASAAESRANMWSDGKISSDGASQSTLATSAYTVLIGKPKRLDVPRKAENQKIQKERVPLNVENLGNSVELENFISNSPVKEREDDDWARAEELIKTGHREKVELISSSTRGFVVSFGSLIGFLPYRNLAARWKFLAFESWLRRKGVDPSIYRQNLGVIGNSESTSLSDSSESGDSEIDHKGSRAISSDMKLEELLMIYDQEKLKFLSSFVGQKIKVGVVLVDRNSRRLIFSIKQREKEELVEKKRSLMAQLSVGDVVKCCIKKITYFGVFVEVEGVPALIHQSEVSWDATLDPESYFKVGQIIDAKVHQLDFLLERIFLSLKEITPDPLIEALEAVVGDHDSLGDELEAVQENSEWTDVESLIKELLQFEGIQSVSKGRYFLSPGLAPTFQVYLASMFENQYKLLARAGNRVQEVIVETSLDKEELKSAILTSTNKVE
- the LOC140806994 gene encoding uncharacterized protein isoform X3 — its product is MDGITLSKTSRPIYSSALQFFPQLFPPASKSRILSFSPRKPRKFSIFASKDEPRLDEWDEMELKFGKMIGEDPKITLAKIMGRKSNPDMTYLEIEKLLDKKKGKTSNDEIEELHFDASEGKNLTKSVQGLNLVRPVPKSGAKFQTTDKPVELDNKKSNEPYKTGTKESKSSVPDVILRKPKLFNEDDGNEKYSRFGMKPNLTLKMWKEPQKERFSDITLLKKPEMTINPDGLEGTDTSGSGDAKSVVMDGTEDTVLKPGVLSQKPELIHFNLKDEQDHKTSEEYSEPSSSEVDAEDKSLISNSFNASAADGKISSDGASQSTLATSAYTVLIGKPKRLDVPRKAENQKIQKERVPLNVENLGNSVELENFISNSPVKEREDDDWARAEELIKTGHREKVELISSSTRGFVVSFGSLIGFLPYRNLAARWKFLAFESWLRRKGVDPSIYRQNLGVIGNSESTSLSDSSESGDSEIDHKGSRAISSDMKLEELLMIYDQEKLKFLSSFVGQKIKVGVVLVDRNSRRLIFSIKQREKEELVEKKRSLMAQLSVGDVVKCCIKKITYFGVFVEVEGVPALIHQSEVSWDATLDPESYFKVGQIIDAKVHQLDFLLERIFLSLKEITPDPLIEALEAVVGDHDSLGDELEAVQENSEVWTDVESLIKELLQFEGIQSVSKGRYFLSPGLAPTFQVYLASMFENQYKLLARAGNRVQEVIVETSLDKEELKSAILTSTNKVE
- the LOC140806994 gene encoding uncharacterized protein isoform X1, with product MDGITLSKTSRPIYSSALQFFPQLFPPASKSRILSFSPRKPRKFSIFASKDEPRLDEWDEMELKFGKMIGEDPKITLAKIMGRKSNPDMTYLEIEKLLDKKKGKTSNDEIEELHFDASEGKNLTKSVQGLNLVRPVPKSGAKFQTTDKPVELDNKKSNEPYKTGTKESKSSVPDVILRKPKLFNEDDGNEKYSRFGMKPNLTLKMWKEPQKERFSDITLLKKPEMTINPDGLEGTDTSGSGDAKSVVMDGTEDTVLKPGVLSQKPELIHFNLKDEQDHKTSEEYSEPSSSEVDAEDKSLISNSFNASAAESRANMWSDGKISSDGASQSTLATSAYTVLIGKPKRLDVPRKAENQKIQKERVPLNVENLGNSVELENFISNSPVKEREDDDWARAEELIKTGHREKVELISSSTRGFVVSFGSLIGFLPYRNLAARWKFLAFESWLRRKGVDPSIYRQNLGVIGNSESTSLSDSSESGDSEIDHKGSRAISSDMKLEELLMIYDQEKLKFLSSFVGQKIKVGVVLVDRNSRRLIFSIKQREKEELVEKKRSLMAQLSVGDVVKCCIKKITYFGVFVEVEGVPALIHQSEVSWDATLDPESYFKVGQIIDAKVHQLDFLLERIFLSLKEITPDPLIEALEAVVGDHDSLGDELEAVQENSEVWTDVESLIKELLQFEGIQSVSKGRYFLSPGLAPTFQVYLASMFENQYKLLARAGNRVQEVIVETSLDKEELKSAILTSTNKVE